Within the Triticum dicoccoides isolate Atlit2015 ecotype Zavitan unplaced genomic scaffold, WEW_v2.0 scaffold7639, whole genome shotgun sequence genome, the region AGGCAGAAGGTTGGGAAAGGAAACTTGCAACAAATTCAGTTCTAGTGCGCTGTTTCACTAGGCAACTGCAGAGTCACATTACATTACAGAGAAGGAAACTACGAGACCATGACGAGAGTTGTTTAACTACAAAAGAAGTTACAGCCATGTCTGACGTATTTATGTGCAGAACTGCAGACGAAGTTAGAAATTATCATGTTTAAGCGTGACGGATGAAACTAAGGCACTGAATTTAGCAGCTAGGATAATAGTTAAATTGGCTAAAAGTTTTTAGGCTTGTAGTCTGCAAAGAATGTTCTGAAGATCATGATGGCACCTTTTACATTCAAGACCGGGCCAAACTGCCAACTGATGATATTATAGTATTGCAGCAAACGTCACACAGCAAAATATACTTTAGCAATTTAACCTCTGATGTGTGTAAACAGAAGACAAAGGTGGTGATATTTCAGATGAGGAAGAATGCTTAGTAAATGCTTAACTTGTTGCGATTAAAATTAGAGCAGTTTCAACAGAGCATTAATACTTGATCAAGAAAATTGGATTTTATCAGCATATTCTCTGTACTAACAACTACAGAATCCAGTTGTATTGGTCCAGATAGGGCATATGATCCAATGTCAGAAGTGGAGGTGCATATTCTGGTTATTAAAACAAGTTAAAAGGAACTACAGAGAAATTTGCAGCAAAAGTAAGTCATTAACAAAGTTTCTACTTATCTGTGAACAAGCACTACCAACATACTTTTGTGAGGGCAACTTGGTTTATGGCCAAGAACACACTTTACCTCTCCCTCAAACCAATTCTACCTCAACTGAGTTCCGATTTGAGTCTGTTCCAGATTGCTCTGCTTTTCCGATTCATAGACTGAAGGGCAGATCGTCTGTCCAAGTGACATTCTTGTAAATTCATGATGCATCTTTTGAAGAACATCTGGGAGTTATAACTTTACACCATTGGAAAGGCACCGCGAGGTGTTGTATTTCTGCAGTGATCTAGCAGGATTCATGTCGAAACAATCAGGTTCTCATTTTGAGGATGACATGTGTGCTCTCCTTCAGTACAGCAGATAGATCATCATGTTGGCATATCAATAAAGATTCTGAATCAGTTGAAAGCAGTTCTGGACTTGCTACTCTAGAAACTGTCAATGTAAAAAGAATGTATCCTTGTACAAGAGTGACCCATAGTATGTCGAGAGGTAGTCCCATCTGATCTGACAACCAGAGCTAGTGCCCTGTACCACTGATTCAAGCAATCTTGAGTGTTACACCTTCTGAGAGACTCTAATTTTGCAATCTCAATATTTGAAACTCCTTCTTTCACTAGTATTGGTTTTAGTGCCTTGAAAGTTACATCGTTTGGCGGTGTGCTCGATGCCAACATCTTCTGAAATATTTTCACAGCCTCCTCCATTTTCCCACCAGATACATACATCTGAATCACAGAATTATAACTTAATGCTTGAGTTAGAAGCCCTAAAGCTTGCATTTCCTTGGAGATCCTGTGAGCTTCATCATAGCGAGCAACTTTCTTGTACAAGCACACCATCATCGCATATGAAAATTCATTTGCGCTTCCCGTAATCTTCAAATTCTCAAAAAGCTCACGTGCTTCGTTCACCATACAATGATCACTGTAGAGGCCAATCATGCAGTTGGATGCATAAAGGTTGGTGTCAGTATCTAATGATTTCAGAAGCTTGTACGTTTTTTGTGCCTCTGCCAGATACCCTGCTTTCGTGTAGAGTTTGATCAAAGAATTGTAGATCGAAGCACTCTCACATAAACCAGCCTTTGTCACTAAACCAAAATATGCTGCAGCTTGCTGGACATTTCCAACTTCAGCATATGTATCAATTAAGATAGAGTAAACATATGCATCCGCGTGGACCCCCAAAGTGACCATTTCTCTAAATAGGCATTCAACCATGTGCAAATCCCCATTCTTAGTAAAGCTGCCAATCACCACAGAATATGGAACACAGTCAATCGGCATTTTAGCTGCTTGCATCTTTCTCAAGTAGTAGAGAGCTTTCTCTGGCAGTTTAGCAGTTGACAGGAGTTGAATGAGAGAACTGTAAGTCAAGTAATCAGGTAGTACACCGTACCTCTCCATGCCAGCAGCTATCTCACAGGCCTCATCAAGCTTATCTGCTaacccatatgctttgatcataacaTTGCACACAGAAACGCTAAGCATCTTCCTCTCCAGGCAACACATAAAAGCCTTTTCCGCGAGGTTTATGCACCCTTTCTTCCCAAATGCATCAATATTTGCAGAAAAGCACTCGGAGTCCATCTGATTACAGAACCTCTCAAACCAACACCACGACTGCTCAAGCATCCCAGCATTTACATACATCCTGGTTAGAGCTGACTGCGTGTATTCATCGATCACCAGGCCACTCTCGTCCATTTCTTTAACAAGGGCTTCTGCTTTACTGACCATTCCCCTGGTACAGTACCCGTACAATAGGGTGCGGCAGCTCACAACATCCGGCACCAATTTTTCGGCTTTCATCTTACAGAAGTAGTGCTCTGGAACATCAATTTCATTGCTTTCTCTGTAGAGTGAGATCAGTGTATTGTAAGTCCTGGTGTCAGGAAGGCACTGAAACTCCTCCATCATCCTCACCAAAGAAGCCACCTGCTCCATCCTATGGTGTTTACCCCAGACATGAATCAGTGTGTTGAATGTAATAATGCTCGGCGCGACACCTTCCCTCAACATTTGGTTGAACATGTCTGACACTTTCTCAAGCTGCCCAGCCTTTCCATAAGTATCAATCAAGGTGTTGTAGGTATACAAGCTATAGCAAAGGTGTCCATGCAACCCTGTATTTGATTCAGAAGACCATCTTTGAAAGAACAGCTCTGCCTTCTCATACTCTCCAGCCTTCTTATGGGCATGAAGGACAGTGCTCATGGTCACCTCGTCGGGCACCAAGCCGCGCTTGCACATGTCCCCGAGCCACAGCAACGCCGCCGTCTCTCTGCCCCCTTTGCAGTACACACGCGTACCGTACGTCGCGTTATCTGGCGCCACGCCGCAGGAATGCATCTGGTGCCACAGGCCGGCGACGAGGTCCCATCTCCTGGCGCGCCCGACCGCGCAGAGCACGACATGGTAGTGGATCACATTGACCTCGTGGCCCCTCTGCCCGCGGAGCCAGTCGAA harbors:
- the LOC119347825 gene encoding pentatricopeptide repeat-containing protein At3g23020-like; this translates as MLSPCDRLLHRAPAPPPPPLNPQSSLAASVPGASRRDKGLALQSNAVSAPPARAAETCPNAVVVPPTVAGPTGQSAAPQRGKGRGRLAGYGGSIPAMLYALERVRDVGEALWPWRDTLSSRERTIILKEQKDWRWAVEIFDWLRGQRGHEVNVIHYHVVLCAVGRARRWDLVAGLWHQMHSCGVAPDNATYGTRVYCKGGRETAALLWLGDMCKRGLVPDEVTMSTVLHAHKKAGEYEKAELFFQRWSSESNTGLHGHLCYSLYTYNTLIDTYGKAGQLEKVSDMFNQMLREGVAPSIITFNTLIHVWGKHHRMEQVASLVRMMEEFQCLPDTRTYNTLISLYRESNEIDVPEHYFCKMKAEKLVPDVVSCRTLLYGYCTRGMVSKAEALVKEMDESGLVIDEYTQSALTRMYVNAGMLEQSWCWFERFCNQMDSECFSANIDAFGKKGCINLAEKAFMCCLERKMLSVSVCNVMIKAYGLADKLDEACEIAAGMERYGVLPDYLTYSSLIQLLSTAKLPEKALYYLRKMQAAKMPIDCVPYSVVIGSFTKNGDLHMVECLFREMVTLGVHADAYVYSILIDTYAEVGNVQQAAAYFGLVTKAGLCESASIYNSLIKLYTKAGYLAEAQKTYKLLKSLDTDTNLYASNCMIGLYSDHCMVNEARELFENLKITGSANEFSYAMMVCLYKKVARYDEAHRISKEMQALGLLTQALSYNSVIQMYVSGGKMEEAVKIFQKMLASSTPPNDVTFKALKPILVKEGVSNIEIAKLESLRRCNTQDCLNQWYRALALVVRSDGTTSRHTMGHSCTRIHSFYIDSF